The Niallia alba genome includes a window with the following:
- a CDS encoding IS4 family transposase encodes MDKITRKTSFGQWFSPINLQLFEENVKTMKLDYYTKKLTTESFLKLLLFAQLQEIESLHALGDCLFDDQLQKGIDLDSISISQLSRRLNGINPDLFQRLFLDLVSQIHAKTHYTKLVMPLKIIDSSTLPLNLTNHKWAKFRKTKAGVKLHLRLVFMEKGISYPEKAVMTTAKEHDRGQLEIMVDDKECMYVFDRGYLDYERFDRMTDDGYFFLSRLRKNAVIRNVYDFKLPKDTAVLSDQMVLIGTTQNRAENYFRLLKVMDSKGNELHLITNRFDLSAEEISEMYKSRWAIELFFKWIKQHLSIKKFYGQSEWAIQNQVFIALIVFCLHVLVQIETRSKRKTLQISRYLRAALWKPANVWLRKIEGKAIP; translated from the coding sequence ATGGACAAGATTACACGAAAAACTTCATTTGGACAATGGTTTTCACCTATAAATCTTCAATTATTTGAAGAAAACGTGAAAACGATGAAATTAGATTACTATACGAAAAAATTAACGACAGAGTCATTTCTAAAATTACTACTTTTTGCGCAGCTACAAGAAATTGAAAGTCTGCATGCGCTGGGTGATTGTCTTTTCGATGACCAGCTTCAAAAAGGGATAGACCTTGATTCTATTAGTATTTCTCAGTTGTCACGGCGGTTAAACGGCATAAACCCTGATCTATTTCAAAGGCTTTTCCTTGATTTAGTGTCACAAATTCATGCCAAAACGCATTACACGAAACTCGTGATGCCGTTAAAAATCATTGATTCAAGCACATTGCCACTTAATTTGACCAATCATAAATGGGCTAAATTCCGCAAAACAAAAGCAGGTGTAAAGTTACATTTGCGCCTTGTGTTTATGGAAAAGGGTATATCCTATCCTGAAAAGGCCGTTATGACAACGGCAAAAGAACATGACCGTGGTCAGCTTGAAATCATGGTGGATGACAAGGAATGCATGTATGTGTTTGACCGTGGTTATCTAGACTACGAGCGCTTTGATCGCATGACTGATGATGGCTACTTCTTTCTTTCACGGCTACGCAAAAATGCAGTCATACGGAACGTTTACGATTTTAAGCTACCCAAGGATACAGCTGTTTTATCAGACCAAATGGTGTTGATAGGTACGACTCAAAACCGTGCTGAAAATTACTTTCGGCTTCTAAAAGTGATGGACTCAAAAGGAAATGAACTTCATTTAATTACAAATCGTTTTGATTTAAGCGCCGAAGAAATTTCAGAAATGTATAAATCACGGTGGGCAATTGAGCTGTTTTTTAAATGGATCAAACAACATCTCAGCATCAAAAAGTTCTACGGTCAAAGCGAATGGGCGATTCAAAATCAAGTATTTATCGCACTAATTGTTTTTTGCCTACATGTTCTCGTGCAAATCGAGACCAGAAGCAAGCGAAAAACCTTACAGATTAGCCGTTATCTAAGGGCTGCATTGTGGAAACCAGCGAATGTTTGGCTTCGAAAGATTGAAGGAAAAGCCATCCCTTAA
- a CDS encoding TnsA endonuclease N-terminal domain-containing protein → MEQVRKIKPSKKGSFRGFINSKKSNEMVAWESLLEKDFIKVLDFDPSIIKIQSQPIKIEYRYKGKIYKYFPDFLVETKDKQYIIFEVKPEDKIKEEDNKVKFEVGKIYCEKKGWKFKIVTEKDIRQGYLIQNLDKIRGVDERLTKESTKIKIYNFIQKNGKSKMEDIIKFDDSIPSPEIYSNLYYMIYNQQLNIDLINH, encoded by the coding sequence ATGGAACAAGTTAGAAAAATAAAACCATCCAAAAAAGGCAGCTTTAGAGGCTTTATAAATAGCAAAAAGTCTAATGAAATGGTTGCTTGGGAGAGTCTGTTAGAGAAGGACTTCATTAAGGTTTTAGATTTTGATCCTTCAATCATAAAAATTCAATCTCAACCAATAAAAATAGAATACAGATATAAAGGGAAGATATACAAATATTTTCCTGATTTTTTAGTGGAAACTAAGGATAAACAGTATATTATTTTTGAAGTTAAGCCAGAGGATAAGATTAAAGAAGAAGATAATAAAGTTAAATTTGAAGTAGGGAAAATATATTGTGAAAAAAAAGGATGGAAATTCAAAATAGTTACAGAAAAAGATATAAGACAAGGATATCTAATACAAAACCTCGATAAGATTAGAGGAGTCGACGAAAGGTTAACTAAAGAAAGTACAAAAATAAAAATTTATAATTTTATACAAAAAAATGGAAAAAGTAAGATGGAAGATATCATAAAGTTTGATGATAGTATACCTAGTCCAGAAATTTATTCGAATTTATACTATATGATTTATAATCAGCAATTAAATATTGATCTCATAAATCACTAG
- a CDS encoding TniQ family protein: protein MLLFYLKPKNNESLTGFFYRTAKENLMDNIKWINDHFSVFTGYQPNVNLMNWGEQNHIKDTSNFLRIEYQLANSMTFTYLLEFHGLRVDYTKNTIKCPWFSYQTTKVCPVCLKEEPIHRLDWSFTYSFICRKHKLFLIDKSLVLHKCC from the coding sequence ATGTTACTTTTTTATTTAAAGCCTAAGAACAACGAAAGCCTTACTGGATTCTTTTATAGGACGGCAAAAGAAAACTTAATGGATAACATAAAATGGATTAATGATCACTTTTCCGTATTTACAGGTTATCAGCCTAATGTTAATTTAATGAATTGGGGCGAACAAAACCATATTAAAGATACTTCAAACTTTTTACGCATCGAATATCAGCTTGCAAACAGTATGACTTTTACTTATCTATTAGAATTTCACGGTTTAAGAGTAGATTATACCAAGAACACTATTAAGTGCCCTTGGTTTTCATACCAAACAACAAAGGTTTGTCCAGTATGTTTAAAAGAGGAACCGATTCACCGTTTAGACTGGAGTTTTACATATAGTTTTATATGTAGAAAGCACAAATTATTTCTAATTGATAAATCACTAGTGTTGCATAAATGTTGTTAG
- a CDS encoding IS4 family transposase, with protein sequence MDKITRKTSFGQWFSPINLQLFEENVKTLKLDFYTKKLTTESFLKLLLFAQLEEVESLHALSDCLFDDQLQKGIDLDSISISQLSRRLNGMNPDLFQKLFLDLVSQIHAKTHNTKLVMPLKIIDSSTLPLNLTNHKWAKFRKTKAGVKLHLRLVFMEKGISYPEKAIMTTAKEHDRGQLEVMVDDKECMYVFDRGYLDYERFDRMTDDGYFFLSRLRKNAVIREVYDFKLPENTSVLSDQMVLIGTTQNRAENYFRLLKVIDSKGNELHLITNRFDLSAEEISKMYKSRWAIELFFKWIKQHLHIKKFYGQSEWAIQNQVFIALIVFCLHVLAQIETKSKRKTLQISRYLRAALWKPAHIWLRKIEGKTIP encoded by the coding sequence ATGGACAAGATTACACGAAAAACTTCATTTGGACAATGGTTTTCACCAATAAATCTTCAATTATTTGAAGAAAACGTGAAAACGTTGAAATTAGATTTCTATACGAAAAAACTAACGACAGAGTCATTTCTAAAATTATTACTTTTTGCGCAGCTAGAAGAAGTCGAAAGTCTGCATGCGCTGAGCGATTGTCTTTTCGATGATCAACTGCAAAAGGGCATTGATCTTGATTCTATCAGTATTTCCCAACTCTCACGCCGTTTAAATGGCATGAATCCAGACTTATTCCAAAAGCTTTTCCTTGATTTAGTTTCACAAATTCATGCCAAAACGCACAACACGAAACTTGTGATGCCATTAAAAATCATTGATTCAAGCACATTGCCTCTCAATTTGACTAATCATAAATGGGCAAAATTCCGCAAAACAAAAGCGGGTGTTAAATTGCACTTACGCCTTGTGTTTATGGAAAAAGGTATATCCTATCCCGAAAAGGCCATTATGACAACGGCCAAAGAACATGACCGCGGTCAGCTTGAAGTAATGGTTGATGACAAGGAATGTATGTATGTGTTTGACCGTGGTTACTTAGACTACGAACGCTTTGATCGGATGACAGATGACGGCTACTTTTTCCTTTCTAGGCTGCGAAAAAACGCAGTCATACGGGAGGTTTACGATTTTAAACTACCCGAGAATACATCTGTTTTGTCGGATCAAATGGTGTTGATTGGTACGACGCAAAACCGTGCCGAAAATTACTTTCGTCTTCTAAAAGTGATTGATTCAAAAGGAAATGAGCTTCATTTAATCACAAATCGTTTTGATTTAAGTGCTGAAGAAATCTCAAAGATGTATAAATCACGCTGGGCGATTGAGTTATTTTTCAAATGGATTAAACAACATCTCCATATCAAAAAGTTTTACGGCCAAAGCGAATGGGCAATTCAGAATCAAGTGTTTATCGCACTTATTGTTTTTTGCCTGCATGTTCTCGCACAAATCGAGACAAAAAGTAAACGAAAAACCCTACAAATTAGCCGATATTTACGGGCAGCTTTGTGGAAACCAGCACATATTTGGCTTCGAAAGATTGAAGGAAAAACCATTCCTTAA
- a CDS encoding TniQ family protein, translated as MLSVQNFRNVGCTPSYINRLSIENMYETNTWILNDSDFNHYIGPRNLLPWKFDFSSLMNLTGLSLNELLITTFYNEFDYEKGKFKHFNFSLYQDSLMNAHAKVCPRCLETVGIHHKLWDIRIFLVCPIHNCFLVSSCSSCGKPIKQYRKKFYYCKCNKDLRTLKVKNADESNSFVSRIIYYKFNSDTRNFKESNLNLLTKLDLKYILLIYHFFIRLYYRDKSRVGSISIPFEYEDREFTTLIMNITKRFENWPVNYSDFLELYINFKKCKPKYDRGSYINNFGYFFIDLYNKYNHPQMDFLRNEFENYIFKNWDSSLISNSRSFNKDIYSAYYLSLSHKSLTC; from the coding sequence TTGCTTAGCGTACAAAATTTCCGAAATGTTGGCTGTACCCCTAGTTATATTAATAGATTATCAATTGAAAATATGTATGAAACAAATACATGGATATTAAACGATTCTGATTTTAATCACTATATTGGTCCTCGCAATCTGCTACCATGGAAATTTGATTTTTCATCTTTAATGAATTTAACTGGCTTGTCACTTAATGAATTATTAATAACTACATTTTATAACGAGTTTGACTATGAAAAAGGAAAATTTAAGCATTTTAATTTTTCTTTGTATCAAGACAGTTTGATGAATGCTCATGCTAAGGTATGTCCTAGATGCCTTGAAACTGTTGGTATTCATCATAAATTATGGGATATAAGAATTTTTTTAGTATGTCCAATACATAATTGTTTCCTTGTTTCTTCATGTAGTAGCTGTGGAAAACCAATTAAACAATATAGAAAGAAGTTTTATTATTGTAAATGTAATAAGGACTTAAGGACCTTAAAAGTTAAAAATGCTGACGAAAGCAATTCCTTCGTGTCGAGAATCATCTATTATAAATTTAACTCTGATACCAGAAATTTTAAAGAAAGTAATCTAAATTTGTTAACTAAACTTGATCTAAAATATATCTTATTGATTTATCACTTTTTTATAAGATTGTACTATAGAGATAAGAGTAGAGTAGGGAGTATTTCAATTCCATTTGAATATGAAGATAGAGAATTTACTACCTTAATTATGAACATTACAAAAAGATTCGAAAATTGGCCTGTTAATTATTCTGATTTTTTGGAATTGTACATAAATTTTAAGAAGTGTAAGCCTAAATATGATAGAGGCAGTTATATTAATAACTTTGGCTACTTTTTTATTGATTTATATAATAAGTATAATCATCCTCAAATGGACTTCTTAAGAAATGAATTTGAAAATTATATATTTAAAAACTGGGATAGTTCATTAATTTCAAATAGTAGGAGTTTTAACAAGGATATTTATAGTGCTTATTATCTTTCATTATCACACAAGTCGCTAACATGTTAA